One genomic region from Lynx canadensis isolate LIC74 chromosome E1, mLynCan4.pri.v2, whole genome shotgun sequence encodes:
- the MRPL10 gene encoding 39S ribosomal protein L10, mitochondrial: protein MAAALAGKLRGGLLPQAGRLPTRQTVRCGSKAVTRHRRVMHFERQKLMALTEYIPPKPAVNPRCLPCPPSPPQEDTGLIRLLRREIDAVFRDNRMIAVCQNVALSAEDKLLVRHQLRKHKILMKIFPNQVLKPFLADSKYQNLLPLFVGHNLLLVSEEPKVKEMVRILKGVPFLPLLGGCIDDTILSRQGFINYSKLPSLALVQGELVGGLTCLMAQTHFLLQHQPLQLTALLDQYIRQQHERDAVVPASGQPDPPDPVPDS, encoded by the exons GCCGGCTGCCCACCCGCCAGACTGTCCGCTGTGGCTCCAAGGCTGTTACCCGCCATCGTCGCGTGATGCACTTTGAGCGGCAGAAGCTGATGGCTCTCACTGAGTATATCCCCCCCAAGCCTGCTGTCAACCCACGATGCCTACCATGTCCTCCCAGCCCCCCGCAGGAG GACACAGGCCTTATCCGGCTCCTCCGTCGGGAGATAGATGCAGTTTTCCGAGACAACCGAATGATAGCTGTCTGTCAGAACGTGGCTCTGAGTGCCGAGGACAAGCTTCTCGTGCGGCACCAGCTGCGGAAACACAAGATCTTGATGAAGATCTTCCCCAACCAG GTTCTGAAGCCCTTCCTAGCAGATTCCAAGTACCAGAACCTGCTGCCCCTCTTTGTGGGGCACAACTTGCTGCtggtcagtgaggagcccaaagTCAAGGAGATGGTGCGCATCTTGAAGGGTGTCCCTTTCCTGCCCCTGCTAG GTGGCTGCATTGACGACACCATCCTCAGCAGGCAGGGCTTCATCAACTACTCCAAGCTTCCCAGCCTGGCCCTGGTGCAGGGAGAGCTGGTAGGAGGACTCACCTGCCTCATGGCCCAGACCCACTTCCTGCTTCAGCACCAGCCCCTGCAGCTGACTGCCCTGTTGGATCAGTACATCAGACAGCAACATGAAAGGGACGCCGTCGTGCCAGCCAGCGGGCAGCCTGACCCTCCTGACCCTGTTCCGGACTCATAG
- the OSBPL7 gene encoding oxysterol-binding protein-related protein 7, which yields MDFQERVPNSLAESIQSAKPSSALQASELWEVEEEPRGRLGAEGIMPERQEGHLLKKRKWPLKGWHKRYFVLEDGVLRYATTRQEITKGKLHGSIDVRLSVMSINKKAQRIDLDTEDNIYHLKIKSQDLFQSWVAQLRAHRLSQRLDMPRGSLPSTTHRKAPGAQLPAAGSASALPGVGPREKVSSWLRDSDGLDRCSHELSECQGKLQELHRLLQSLESLHRIPSAPVIPTHQASVTTERPKKGKRTSRMWCTQSFAKDDTIGRVGRLHGSVPNLSRYLESRDPSGPRGLPPPDYAHLQRTFWALAQKVHNSLSSVLAALTAEWDRLRDLHQGSELSRMGVSEASAGPRRLHSLSVSSDTTADSFSSLNPEEQEALYMKGRGLTPQLSQSSVLSLADSHTEFFDACEVLLSASSSENEGSEEEESCTSEITTSLSEEVLDLRGAERYQKGACVPGRAAGPPRRRCLPAASGPGADVSLWNILRNNIGKDLSKVSMPVQLNEPLNTLQRLCEELEYSSLLDQASRVADPCERMVYIAAFAVSAYSSTYHRAGCKPFNPVLGETYECERPDRGFRFISEQVSHHPPISACHAESENFIFWQDMKWKNKFWGKSLEIVPVGTVNVSLPRFGDHFEWNKVTSCIHNILSGQRWIEHYGEVLIRNTQDSSCHCKITFCKAKYWSSNVHEVQGAVFSRSGRVLHRLSGKWHEGLYRGSLPGGQCIWKPNSMPPDHERNFGFTQFALELNELTAELKRSLPSTDTRLRPDQRYLEEGNIQAAEAQKRRIEQLQRDRRRVMEENNIVHQARFFRRQTDSSGKEWWVTNNTYWRLRAEPGYGNLDGAVLW from the exons ATGGACTTCCAGGAGAGGGTCCCTAACTCCTTGGCCGAGAGCATTCAGTCTGCAAAGCCCAGCAGTGCCCTGCAG GCCTCTGAGCTGTGGGAGGTAGAGGAGGAGCCTCGGGGCAGGCTGGGAGCAGAGGGTATCATGCCCGAGAGGCAGGAAGGCCACCTGCTCAAGAAAAGGAAGTGGCCTCTGAAGGGCTGGCACAAG AGATACTTTGTGCTCGAGGATGGAGTCCTTCGCTATGCAACGACGCGGCAAGAG ATCACCAAGGGGAAGCTTCATGGCTCCATTGACGTCCGACTGTCTGTTATGTCCATCAACAAAAAGGCCCAGCGCATTGACCTTGACACTGAAGACAACATCTACCACCTCAAG ATCAAATCCCAAGACCTGTTCCAGAGCTGGGTGGCCCAGCTTCGTGCCCACCGCCTATCCCAGCGCCTAGACATGCCCCGAGGCTCGCTGCCCAGCACCACTCACCGGAAG GCTCCTGGTGCCCAGCTTCCAGCAGCAGGCAGTGCTTCGGCTCTCCCTGGGGTCGGACCTCGGGAGAAGGTGTCTTCCTGGCTGAGGGACAGTGATGGGCTAGACCGCTGCTCTCATG AGCTCTCTGAGTGTCAGGGGAAGCTCCAGGAACTACACAGACTcctccagagcctggagtcccTGCACCGGATCCCCTCGGCCCCTGTTATCCCCACGCACCAG GCCTCAGTGACAACTGAGAGACCCAAGAAGGGGAAACGGACCAGCCGCATGTGGTGCACACAGAGTTTCGCCAAGGACGACACCATCGGACGG gtTGGTCGTCTCCACGGCTCTGTTCCCAACCTGTCTCGCTACCTGGAGTCCCGGGACCCCTCAGGCCCCCGTGGGCTGCCACCTCCAGACTATGCCCACCTGCAGCGTACTTTCTGGGCCCTGGCCCAGAAGG TGCACAATTCCCTCAGCAGTGTCCTGGCTGCCCTCACCGCTGAATGGGACCGACTGCGGGACCTGCACCAGGGTTCAGAGCTGTCGCGGATGGGG GTCTCTGAGGCCTCAGCTGGCCCGAGGCGCCTCCACTCGCTCTCCGTCTCCTCGGACACCACTGCAGACTCCTTCAGCTCCCTCAACCCTGAGGAG CAAGAAGCCCTGTACATGAAGGGGAGGGGGCTGACCCCCCAGCTGTCCCAGAGCAGTGTCCTGTCCCTTGCTGATTCCCACACAGAGTTCTTTGATGCCTGTGAGGTTCTCCTCTCTGCCAGCTCTTCTGAGAATGAG GGCTCAGAGGAGGAGGAGTCGTGCACCAGTGAAATCACCACCAGCCTGTCTGAGGAGGTGCTGGATCTCAGGGGAGCTGAGCGCTACCAGAAAG GGGCGTGTGTTCCAGGGAGAGCTGCGGGGCCACCCCGTCGCCGCTGCCTGCCAGCGGCCAGCGGGCCAGGGGCTGATGTGAGCTTGTGGAACATACTTCGGAACAACATCGGCAAGGACCTGTCCAAGGTGTCCATGCCTGTGCAGCTCAACGAGCCGCTCAACACTCTGCAGCGGCTCTGCGAGGAGCTGGAGTACAGCAGCCTCCTGGACCAGGCCAGCCGCGTGGCGGACCCCTGCGAGCGCATG GTGTACATCGCGGCCTTTGCAGTCTCTGCCTACTCGTCCACGTACCACCGAGCAGGCTGTAAGCCCTTCAACCCCGTCCTGGGGGAGACCTACGAGTGTGAGCGGCCTGACCGAGGCTTCCGCTTCATCAGTGAGCAG gtctcccaccacccccccatctcGGCATGCCATGCGGAGTCTGAGAACTTCATCTTCTGGCAAG ACATGAAGTGGAAGAACAAGTTTTGGGGCAAATCACTGGAGATTGTGCCTGTGGGGACTGTCAATGTCAGCCTGCCCAG attTGGGGACCACTTTGAGTGGAATAAGGTGACGTCCTGCATTCACAACATTCTGAGCGGCCAGCGCTGGATCGAGCACTATGGGGAGGTGCTCATCCGGAACACGCAGGACAGCTCCTGTCACTGCAAGATCACCTTCTGCAAG gccaagTACTGGAGCTCCAACGTCCACGAGGTGCAGGGGGCCGTGTTCAGCCGGAGCGGCCGTGTCCTCCACCGACTCTCCGGGAAGTGGCACGAGGGGCTATACCGGGGATCCCTGCCCGGCGGTCAGTGCATCTGGAAACCCA ACTCCATGCCCCCAGACCACGAGCGAAACTTCGGCTTCACTCAGTTTGCCTTGGAGCTGAATGAGCTGACGGCAGAGCTGAAACGGTCACTGCCTTCCACGGACACGCGGCTCCGGCCAGACCAGAG GTACTTGGAGGAGGGGAACATACAGGCCGCTGAAGCCCAGAAGAGAAGGATCGAGCAGCTTCAGCGGGACAGGCGCAGAGTGATGGAGGAGAACAACATCGTCCACCAGGCTCGCTTCTTCAG gcGGCAGACAGACAGCAGTGGGAAGGAGTGGTGGGTGACCAACAACACGTACTGGAGGCTGCGGGCCGAGCCGGGATACGGGAACCTGGATGGGGCCGTGCTCTGGTAG